A segment of the Ochotona princeps isolate mOchPri1 chromosome 16, mOchPri1.hap1, whole genome shotgun sequence genome:
CCCAAGCTGTGGTGGGGAGGGGCGGAGCCCTGGAGAGGGGGCGGAGCGTGGGAGCTGAGCATGAGTTTGGGGTACGAATGTGATAGAAGGTGAGGAATGGCAAAAACCCAGGGAAAGGATGGGTCTGGCagcctggggtggagggaggagacgAAAAGGGACTTGGAGAGGGAGGGTGAGAAGTGAGGGGGCTGGAGGGAAGGGTGAGAGGTGAGGGTGCTGGGGGGTGAGAGGTGAGGGGGCTGGTGGTGCGGAGCCCGGGAAAGGGGCGTCAAGAGGTAGGTACGTGGTCCCGGTTCTAACACCTGGCCCCTGCTGCAGCCTGCGCGCCCGCCCGGCCATGTGGCCCCGGCtggtcctcctgctgctgccctgcgCCCTGTCCACCCCCATTCACGACAGTGACTACCAGGAGAACTCCACGGGGTTTCTGGGCCTCCAGAGCCTTCTCCAAGGCTTCAGCCAACTTTTCCTGAAAGTGAGTGAGCGatcctgggctgggggctgggggctggaacAAAAAGGGCAGACAAGAAGGGGTGACCCAGCCAGCTATGGGACAGGAAGAAGAGGGCAGGGACAGAGGGGGGAGCAAGGTGGGGTGCAGGGTGGGAGTGCAGGTCGGCCCCAAGGGTGAACCCCGCAGCCCCTCGTCCGGCCTTAGGGTGACCTGCTGCGCAGGCTGGACAGCTTCTTCTCCTCTCCCGTGGACTTCCGGAGCCTCCCCAAGAACTACCACCAAGAAGAGAACCAGGAGCACCGGCTGGGCAACAGCACCCTCTCCAGCCACCTCCAGATCGACAAGGTGCGCCCTGGCCCTCCTCCTGCTGCGGGGTGGGGGTCGGGGTCCTCGGCTCTCAAGGGCTCACCCCCGCCTCACAGGTGACCGACAACAAGACGGGAAAGGTGCTGATCTCTGAGAAGATGGAGTCCTCCATCGAGCGGGAGGGTGGCCTGGATGGTGACTGGAAGGTTGGAGCgtgcccaccccactcccccatTGCCCAGGTGGGAAGAGGGTGGACCCTTGGTGTCCCCAGCTCACAGCCGGAGCTCTCGGAAGGAATAAGCCCATCCCCAGGGCTTGGCCAGCACCCACAGAGGGCTTCCTGGCACCCATTGGCACCCACCCACTGAGCACCCACTGAGCCGTCACCTCTCTCCCAAGTGACTCTGGCGCCCCCTGGCGGGCGCAGCAACACCCACCTCTGAGGTCTCCAAGGTGGACACAAAGCCCCCTGAGTCCACCCACCTGGTGCCCAGGGCCCAGGTGGCCTCAGGCCTCAGCTGGTGAAAAGGACTGGCTGTGCCCAGGAAATGTGCGTGGGCGGGGAGCAGAGAAGTGAGAATCAGGGTGCCTCACCACGGCCTACAGCTCTGAGTAATAGTCGGACCCGGGAGACTTGCAGCCCTGGGGGTGTTGAAGTTTCCCACCTGACTCAAAGCTGTTCTTGTACATATTTGTGTGTgcgaaagcagagacacagaaagagacaaactAAGAGATCTATTTGCCATTCCactttcccccacacccttccTGTGCTTGGTCAGCCCTGAGCCTCTTCAAGTCAGCCACCTGGACCATCACCTTCCCATGGTCAGCTCCTtccttagcgggaagctggactcGAGTCGGGCCTGGGGCGGAAACCCAGGCGCTATGATgtgtgatgtgggatgcagctgtGC
Coding sequences within it:
- the DKKL1 gene encoding dickkopf-like protein 1, producing MSLGYECDRSLRARPAMWPRLVLLLLPCALSTPIHDSDYQENSTGFLGLQSLLQGFSQLFLKGDLLRRLDSFFSSPVDFRSLPKNYHQEENQEHRLGNSTLSSHLQIDKVTDNKTGKVLISEKMESSIEREGGLDGDWKVPKVEEKEAMAPTPQAVDSFRMEPRPGRLTLWIMKLPRRRSHQDVQEGGPWLSEKRHRLQAIRDGLREEAREEAPDKGTQGTPRLRVQARKTHFLYILGPSHQL